CTGAGCACTCAccctccatccccttcccttctctggcCTCTTTCTCTTCCTGGAGCTGTTTTTTCCTCATCCTGCCAGGCCCAAAAGTGGTTTTTGCTCACCTGTTTGAGCTTCAGAGCGGCCTGCACAGAGGGCCTGTTCTCCATCTGCTGGGCCAGCCGTCTGTTCCTGGCGCtggccagctgctgctgctgcatggtgGCCCGGATATTCACCGGCATCGGCTGTTTGTTCTTCAGCATGTTAGTGAAGCTTCAAGGTCGAATAAAACGGGGTTTAATTAAAGCTTTAAACACACAATTATCGGCATTTTCACCGTGCTCGAGTGGGGCTCCAGCTCCCATCAACCTTAAtgcaaagaggttttttttttttttttggtgggatttACGGATCCCTCGCAGAGGGCAGGAATGAGGTGGAAGTTTTCCAgtgggaatgaggaaaaaagctgGAGGTTAGTGGGGTTTAGAGATGGTAGAAGGGGGGGTGACAACCAGCAGGAAGCAGGGATGGGTGTGATAGGGAGGAAACAGGACAGCAAAAAGCAAATCAACccctccaaaataaaaaataaaaaaaaaaaatctgggagaaGAGGTAAAACACCATGCTTGGTGGCTGGGTTGGAAGAAATCATCTTAaaggcttttccaaccttaacaattcCAGGATTCTACAAAATTCTGCCACCCAGTGAGGCCACTGGGGGAATtcatttggtatttttattcCTCCATCCAAGAGCAAAGATGTAACAAATAAATCTCCTGAGCAGCACCCCAGCAGGGTGGATAACCCACCcagtaaaaaaaatgaagattttcgGGCTGACAGGGAGGGAAATGAGGCAAAACCCATTTTGATGCTCAGCAGGACAGCGGGGCACACCCATTAGTGTCACAGAGGAGGCACAGGGGGAAAAAGGCAGCggggaggaaggcagagaagagctggaggacagggagagatggaGGTGAAGCCAAGCGGGTGCCTCTTACAAGGCCCAGAAGAGCCTTCGGGCGGGTTCCGGGGCCGCCGCCGGCCTCTTACAGAGCTCACCTGCGCAGGTGAGACCCTCGGGCCCGGCAGCTGAGCCAAAATACCAATGTCAAAACATGTGGGAGAGACAGGGAGGGTGTGAGGTTGGTCTCTGCTCTTACAATGCATCCCACcgggtttttttttggattttttttactaaGAACAACGGAGATGTCTCGGGAATTTTGGCCCTTTTAACCCTCGCCGTGCCGCGGCTCCACCGGGTTAAAAGAGGGCGGAAACCACggtgggtttttggtttgttttttttttttttttggatagtgagaattaagtttaaaaaaaaaataaaatgatttCTTAGGAGCTGAAGGTGCTGTTGGCTTCCTCACCGCTCGTTCAGAGACATCTTGGTGGTGCTCTTTAGCACGACCTTCGGTGCTGACTGTGCAGCCATCTTCAGAGAATCTGCAAAACAGGGcccaaaaaatcaaattcagaCCTTTAGCACACATTGGTAAcactaaatattaaaaatcccttcctttctgcttcccTGGCTGAAGGAAATCAAGATTAGGGCATGTTATGTGTgatatattcatttattttcagtggtttttaGCCCCCTGCCTCAATTTTTTTGCTTCTGGTTCTGagatttttaatgatttttagtCCTCTCCCAGTTTTAATAAATTCCTTTACTTCTCccttaccaaaaaaaattatccttttaCAGTGAATGTTTCAGCAATATTATGAATAATGCAAAAATCCACCAGCATGATGGCAACGAAATAAGATACAAACCAGAAACAAAGACATCAAATTTATacaattattatatatttatatgactaaacattaaaaaaccTGTTCTGTGTAGAAAGCACTAAGAGTGAGGCAGGTTATAGGTatcaaatttacatttttaaaatattttctagccCTTTACCAGGTTTAATAAATATGGGAGTTACTTTAATTAACCTCTAgttaaaatttatctttttacAGCAAATGCCTTATCAGTTTTTTGAGTCATAACACAAAAATTCAGCTGTAAACAGCAACCAAATGCCTTCAGCACAGTGACACCTCCACATTTCCCATGTTCTCAGCATTACCCAAGTGCAAACCCCAATTCTGAGGGAATAAAACTTGGAATAAAAATCCAAGACATGGAGGTTCCACCTCCCTCGGGGCAGGGATTTAAATCCCCTTCAGTGCTGGATGCCACAGGAACATGCTGAGTTCTATcgatttattaatttaatttataattagCAGCAAATTTAACGGGTGGATGACGCCCGGGATGCGTTTATTCCATAATACCCTCCAAAAATCGCTTTATTGAGAGGATTCACAATCAGAAATTGAGACAATAAAAAGCCTTATTCGGGTTTAAATTattcttaataattttattaaaatatagaGCGGTTTTTTCAAGTCGAAGTGGTTTTTGGAGcggttttaaagaaaaaacaaacccgGGAAAAAACGCTCCCGGAACCCGGTCAGGGGGAAATCCGCGATCGTGAGGGGGAATCGTGAGGGGATAATGAAGGGATCATGAGGGGATCGTGAGGGGGTAATGAGGAAATCAAGAGGGGATCGTGAGGGGATAATGAAGAGAATCGTGAGGGGATAATGAGGGGGAATCATGAGGGGGATCGTGAGGGGATCGTGATGGGATAATGAGGAGAATCGTGAGGGAATAATGAGGGGTAATCATGAGGGGGATCGTGAGGGGATGGTGAGGGAGATCGTGATGGGATAATGAGGGGATCGTGAGGGGATAATGAAGGGGTCATGAGGGGATCGTGAGGGGGATCGTGAGGGGATAATGAAGGGGTCATGAGGGGATCGTGAGGGGGATCGTGAGGGGATAATGAGGGGGAATCATGAGGGGGATCATGTGGGGGATCATGAAGGGACGCCCCCCGGCCCTCAGGAGCGCCTCGCCCCCGGCGCAGCCGCGCCGCTCACTCACCGAAGCACACGGTCGCCAGGTCTCCGGTGGCTCCGGCGGGCGGGCGGGTGAGTGCGGGGCCGGTGTGGGaccggcgcggggccggggctggcgCTGAGCTccgcccgctcccgccgccgccgccgccgccgcttcTCCCTCAGCCTCCCCGCGACAAAATGGCgccggcgccgctcccgcccccgCCGAAATGGCGGCCGGGCGCTGGGCCACGCCCACCCCCGCGCGAGCCCCCCCCGCGGTGCGCGGTGAttggtgcagcccaggaggggGCGGGGCAAGGGGCGGGGCAAGGGTAGAGCCGGAAGCTTATGGCGGGAAAACGGGGTGGGGTCGCGGTGACGTCACGGAGAGTGGCGGCGTCGTGGAATCGTCGTGGAATCGTCATGGAATCGTCATGGAATCGTCGTGGAATCGTCATGGAATCGTCATGGGACGGGGGAGTCGTGGGATCAAGGAACCCTGGAGCCGCAGCGCTGTGGAATCGGGGAGTCACACGGTGGTGGAATGCCCCAATCCCAGGGAATTGCGGAGCTGCGAATTCCGTTGTCACAGAATCTTGGAATCGTGGAATCACAAAATCCTGCGGCCTGGAATGGCGTAGGATGCAGGGGAGTggtggagctggaagggatctgtAAGCACCCTGGAGTCCCAGTGGACACCCCCatgtccagctgctccttgaCCCCTTTTCCGTGCCCCCCATTCCCGATGCCGCGATGGCGAGCAGATGATGGCGCTGGTGGCCCTGCTGTGGCCCTTGGCCACCATCCCACACCCCACTGAGCCGGCAGATCCCAACCGGTTCCTCCAGCCCCGCCGGCGCCTCTGCCCGTCACCGCccccttcccaaatcctcctctCGCATCCACACCCCGACACCGGGGTCACCATCTCCGCACCCTTGGGTGGCTTTTCCCCGTCACCCCGGGGTGGGAATCCCAAATCAAGGAGCTGACAGGTTGGGTCGGTGCCTTTATTGTGCGGCTGGATCCCAGTGGGATCCCCTGGGAATGCCGTGGGATGAGCTGGGGGTGCGCTGGGGGGGATCTGGATTTTGGGaaccaaagcagcaggaattggggGGGGGTCAGGCGTTCTCCCAGAAGAAAGTGTTGCAGGCCACGGTCAGGGCGGCCACCAGGACCACGAATTCCTGGAAATCCACCTCCCCATCGCCGTTCTCATCCAGGTCCTGCATGATCTTCTCCACGGCCCCCGCGTCCTTTTGGGTCTGGGGGTTGGCACAGGGTGAgcgctggggctgggggggaaaaagagacccccccaaacccccagacTGGTCCCAGTTACCTCCAGGAAACATCCCAGCTcgctctgcagcagctccttgagCTCCTTCTTGCTCAGCTTGTACTTGTCGCCCTCCTTGCCCGAGTAGTGGTGGAAGACATTGATCAGGGTCTCCATGGCCCCTTCCAGCTGCGATCCCATGGCTGCGGCTGCGGGACCCCCGGGCACGTCACCCGCCAGCCACGCCCCCGGAAATGTCACCCACCCACCCCAAAATGTCACCCACCCACCCCAAAATGTCACCCGCCCACCCAAAAATGTCACCCACCCACCCGAAAATGTCACCCACCCACCCCAAAATGTCACCCACCCACCCGAAAATGTCACCCACCCACCCCAAAATGTCACCCGCCCACCCAAAAATGTCACCCGCCCACCCAAAATGTCACCCACCAGCCCTCCTGTCTCAGCCCTCAAAGTCCTCAGACCCCAAATTTCTCATTCCCCCCAATCCCTCATCTCCCAAATTCCTCatctcccaaattccccagcctccaaaatcctaattttccaaattcctcatttcccaaattcctcagCCCCCCAATCCCTCAACTCCCAAATTCTTCAGCCTCCAAATTCCTCAACTCCCAAATTTCTTAGCCTCCAAAATCCTCATTCCCCCAATCCCTCATCTCCCAAATTCCTCAGCCCCTCCAAATTCTTCAGCCCCTAAATCCCTCATCTCCCAAATTTCTCATTTCCCCCATCCCTCatctcccaaattccccagcCTCCAAAATCCtaatttcccaaattcctcatCTCCCAAATTTCTCAGCTCCCCAATCCCTCATCTCCCAAATTCCTCatctcccaaattccccacCCTCCAAAATCCTAATTTCCCCAATCCCTCatctcccaaatccctcagCCCCATCCATTCCTCGCCCCCCTCCCCACAAtaccccccaccccccaaattccccccacCCCTCTGGGCAGGAATGAGCAATTTGGGGGCTCCTAGGGGGAGGTCTGGGGGTTCTTAGGGGGgcgtggggagggggcacagagTCACCTGCGCTCACCTGAGCTCCCCGCGCTCCGAGTGCGCGTCCCGCCCGCTCCGAGCCCGTTAAATACGCGCCGAGCCCCCTCCCTCCGGGAGGATCCGATACCGGGGCTGGGCAGCCGGGCTGGCACCGCCGGCCACCCCCCCttggggggggtttggggggctcaAAACCCTCGGGGTGACCCCAGGCAGCACCCCCAGACCCTATTTGGGGTGACACATCGCTTCAAAGAGGGGGATCCCCCTGTACCAGCGCCCCCCGCCACCCCGGGATGCGCAAAACCCGCGGGGATTCTGGAAGGTTTGGGACGACCAGCGGGGCTCACGCTGGCCCAGGTGGCCACAGTGGCCACGCCGTGaccccgcggtgtccccgccGGCATCCCCCATCTGTCAGCAGCGCATCCCCGGGGCCGCATCCCGGCGCCGCTGCCGCTCGGGGGTGTCCGGTGTCACCGGGGgcccggggggggggggggagcGCCGCCGGCTATCGGGTGACACCGCGGGCCCCCCGCGCTCTCAAAGGGCTCTTGTGAGACTCAAAAGGCTCCACAAGAGCCCGGCCCGAGGTTGCTGCAGCAACGGCTCGGCCAAGAAACCGGAGCCCGAGCTGCGCTGGGTGATGCTGATAATGGCCGGGATCCCGTTACCGGCCCGGAGCCCGGCGGGCTGGACCCGCTGCGGCATCCCCGGGGAGCTCGGCCCCCCAAGTCTTCGTCCCCTAAATTCCTCAGCCCTCAAAACGCTCGTCCTTCAAAATCCTCATCCCCCAAATTTCTCATCCCGCAAATTCCTCAGCCCGCAAAATCCTTATCACTCAAAGTCCTCATCCCCTAAATTTCTCCTTCCTCAAATCCCTcatccccccaaattcctcatCCCCTCTAAATTCCTctgcccccaaaatcctcagCCCCCAAAATTCTCATCCCCTCAAAATCCTCATCCCCCAAAGTCCTCATCCCCTAAATTCCTCATCCTCTAAATCCCTcatcccccccaaatccctcatcccccaaatccctcatcccccaaaatcctcatcccccaaatccctcataCCCCCAAATTCCTCATCCCCTAAATTCCTCATCCCCTAAAACCCTCATCCCCTAAATTCCTCATCCCCTAAATCCCtcatcccccaaatccctcatcCCCGAAATCCctcatccccaaatccctcatccccaaatccctcatcCCCTCTCCGTGTCCCCCCCATATCTGGCCCCCCTCAAGCTGCATTTTCACCGGAGCCACCCGGGGGTGGTGCCGGCTCCTCACCCCGACTCCCAGCCCTAATTTGGGGTTAATCACATCCTGCCGCCTCAATTTCCATCTCCCGCACTTCCTGTCCCCCAGCTTGGGCAAGGCTGAGcgggggcaccccaaaactctCGGTGCTGTGGGGccgagccccctccccagcactggggggtcctgggggctcCAGCCTAGACCCAAAAAttctctggcacagcaggatcGGGGTGCCCCAAGGTGAACCCCAAACTTTTGGCACAGCAGGATTGGGGTGCCTCAAGGTGAACCCCAACACTATGGGGTCCCAGAGACTCTGGTCATGAATTCCCAGACCCCCAAACCCTTTGGGACAGCAGGATTGGGGTGCCCAGGGGTGAACCCCAAACCCTTCGAGACAGCAGGATCGTGCCTCAGGGTGAACCCCAACAATGGGGGGGTCCCAGAGGCTCTGGTCATGAATTCCCAGACCCCCAAACCCTTTGGGACAGCAGGATTGGGGTGCCCCGGGGTGAACCCCAAAACCCTTTAGGACAGCAGGATTGGGGTGAACCGGGGTGAACCCCAAACCTTCGGCACAGCAGGATTGGGGTGCCCCGGGGTGAGCCCCAACactggggggtcctggggctccagccttGCATTCCTAGACCCAAAAATTCTTTGGGACAGAAGGATCGGGGTGTCCCAAGGTGAACCCCAAACCCTTTAGGACAACAGGATCGTGCCCCGGGGTGAACCCCAAACCCTTCGAGACAGCAGTATTGGGGTGCCCCAGGGTGAGCCCCAAACCTTTGGCACAGCAGGATTGGGGTGCCCCAGGGTGAACCCCAACACTGTGGGGTCCCAGAGACTCTGGCCATGAATTCCCAGATCCCCAAACCCTTTGGGAGAACAGGACTGGGGTGCCCCGGGGTGAACCCCAAGCCCTTTAGGACAGCAGGATCGTGCCCCGGAGTGAACCCCAAACCCTTCGGCACAGCAGGATCGGGGTGTCCCAGTGTGAACCCCAAACCCTTCGGCACAGCAGGATCGGGGCTCCCCACGctgaaccccaaacccttcGGCACAGCAGGATCGGGGTGTCCCAGTGTGAACCCCAAACCCTTCGGCACAGCAGGATCGGGGCTCCCCACGctgaaccccaaacccttcGGCACAGCAGGATCGGGGTGTCCCAGTGTGAACCCCAAACCCTTCGGCACAGCAGGATCGGGGCTCCCCAGGCTGAACCCCACCCCCGGGGGTCCGGGGGGTCTCAGCCCCGTTCCCAGCCCGGAGCCCGCCCCGCTGGCCGGTTGCCAGCCCCGGTTCCAGCCCGGGCCGTGCCCGCCGCTCTGCGCCCGGCTCGGGGCAGGTTCCAGCCGCCGCGACTCCCCCGCTCCGCTCCGACCCGGACAAACCAGTTGCTCCAGttggcggggccgggctgggcccaTCTTGTCTCCATCGCCGCCGCTCTGCCTTTTCCAGCCGCCGagtttggggtgggaggagctgctgtccccgcgctggggacactgctgcgGCCACCACGAGCCCCCCGGGGGACAGCACGTGGTGGCCACGGTGGCAATTCCTAGTTGGGGTCTCCAGCCCAGAGTGTGGagagtgccaggagcaggatgtgGGGGGGGACAGTGACCTCCATGGTCACCCTGTCACAGGGTCTGGTGGTCCTATAGGGCTCCTATATGGCCCAAGTCCCTGTATGgcccctgtgcctgcccctgtagggtccctgtccctgtagggtccctgtccctgtagggtccctgtccctgaatggcccctgtcactgtccctgtaGGGTCCTTGTGCCTGTAtggtccctgtcactgtccctaTATGGTCCCTGTCCCTGTAGGGTCCTTGTCCCTATATGGCCCCTGTCCCTATAtggcccctgtccctgtccctgtatggcccctgtgcctgtccctgtagggtccctgtcactgtccctgtaGGGTCCCTGTCCCTTTATGgcccctgtcactgtccctttaTGGCCTCTGTCCCTTTATGGCCCCTGTCCCTATATATCCCCTGTCCCTCTATGgcccccatccctgtccctatATGGTCTCTGTCCCTACGTGGCCCCTGTCCCTATAGTGTCCCCGTCCCTATATGGCCCCTGTCCCTTTATGGCCCCTGTACCTTTATGACCCCCATCCGTGTCCCTAtagtgtccctgtccctataTGTCCCCTGTCCCTATATGGCCCGTGTCCCTATACACTCCCTGTCCCTATATGGTCCCTGTCCCTATATGGTCCCTGTCCCTATATGGCCCCTGTCCCTATATGTCCCCTGTCCCTATATGGCCCGTGTCCCTATACACTCCCTGCCCCTATATGGTCCCTGTCCCTATAGTGTCCCCGTCCCTATATGGCCCCTGTCCCTATATGGCCCCTGTCCCTATATGGCCCGTGTCCCTATACACTCCCTGTCCCTTTACGGCCCCTGTCCCTTCACTGTCCCCTCCCGCCCATGCCGGGTCCCCGAGGCGGTGTCACCCCCCGCTGCCCTTGGGGACAATCCCAGCGCGGATCCCAAGGTGATAAAAACTCCGCAGGCGcctttcccctcctgcagcacctgcccctTCCTCACCCCATCCCGAATTCCCGAATTCCCGAATTCCAGGGCCGGGCAGTCACGGGCCCGCCTGCCTCGGGGGCGGTGATTCACCCCAAACCTGTCCCGGTCCCTGACTCAGCCGCCGCTTTCCCAAGagccatccctgtccccaaccCTGTCCCCTCGTCATCGCGGGGCCGGATGGGGCCGCAGGAAGGCGATTCCTGCCCcgtgagctgggctggggtggggacGGGGCCACCCCTGacccagcagagaggaggagaactccctgccctgctccccaaaactcccccGAGGGCTTAACTCGGGAATTcgggaccccaaatcccccgcGTGTTGCCCCCGCTCGCTCTTCGTGGGGACATCGGGAATTCCCGGTGGGAATGTCGCTGCCATGCGTGCCAGGGCTGCCATGTTATAAATACCCGGTGATTAAAGGGGAGCGTCCCAACCCCCTAATTAATTtggattaattaattttttttaccgAGCCCCACTATTAATAGGGATGATGTCAGCGGGCGGCTGAGTCAAAACTCTCACTCGGTGCAGGGCCCTGGGCCGGTGACACTGAGATAGGGATGTGACAGGGATGTGGCAGGAATGtcacctcagtgtccccagcgCACCCCCAGCCAGGAATGGGGCTCAAAGTTTGGGTTCAATCACCTCGCAGAACCGAAACCATCCCGAGAACGGTCCCGGGAATTTCCCTGTGAGAGTTTCAGTGAAATGTCCGGGTgatgctgcagcccctgtccccgTCCTGTCCCCACCGAGGCCGCGGCGAGTTCAGCCCGAGCTCGCTGCGGTGCCCGGGcacggacggacggacggacggacggacggacggacggacggacggcGGCGCCCGGGCGGTGTCTGCGCGTCCGTCCGGCCTCGCCAGGAAACCCAACACCGGCACCGGGGGGACAAAGGCTGCGCTGTCCCCTCCTGCGGCGCGGCTATAAAAcctccccaaacctccccaaacctccccaaacctccccaaacctccccaaacctccccagaCCTCCGGGGGTCGCAGCGAGGGGTAAGTGGGGACCCCGATggagccctgtcccctcccggcGACACCACCGGGACCTTCTGTGGTCCCGCACGACCCCCGGGACCCtcgctggggctggggaaggggggcGAGCATCCCCCCCCGtgagctcctgtccccagcagcgTGTCCGGTGCCATGGCCACGGGCGAGGCGGGCGAGGCGGGCGAGCTGGGCGAGCTGACGGAGCTGGAGGTGGCCATCGAGCGCATCGTCACCGTGTTCGCCACCTTCGCGGCCAaggagggcaggaagggctcGCTGACCGCGGGCGAGTTCAAGGAGCTGGTGCGGCTGCAGCTGCCCAACCTGATGAAGGTGAGGGGACCCCCGGGgatccccccccaaaaatcgCGGGTCCGCCGTTTTGCAGCCCGTGTCCCTCCCCCGGCAGGATGTGCCCTCGCTGGAGGAGAAGATGAGCGAGCTGGACGTGAACAACGACGAGGAGCTGAGATTCGGGGAGTACTGGCGGCTGATCGGGGAGCTGGCCCGGGCCATGCGCAGGGAGAGAGCGGCCAAAAAGTGAAATCCGGAGGCTCAAACCCCAATAAACGAGGTTTTCCTGAGCCTGAACATCGCTGCTGTTCTTGCTGGGGGGTGTTCTGCTTTGAGTCCGCATCTCCATCCCTGTGGTGGCCACGCTGGCGACCGGCCCAGCCCCCTGGAGTTCTGGTTTGGGGACATCCCAAAATTGGCCTTGTGCTGGTCTGGCTTTCGGGGGTGCCACCCTGCGCCCCACAAACACCTTCCTGCCGCGCTGGGGGTGGGAGATGCCGCGGTGGCCACGGTGGCCACCGGCTCCACGGCATCGCCGCGGGGTCCcgggtggcacagggtggcacagggtggcagAGGGGGGGGTGACACACCcaccaggaatttgggaatatccccattcccagcctccagctcccAAATCCCGGCTCTGCTGGGCGAGCCCGCC
This sequence is a window from Oenanthe melanoleuca isolate GR-GAL-2019-014 chromosome 25, OMel1.0, whole genome shotgun sequence. Protein-coding genes within it:
- the CHTOP gene encoding chromatin target of PRMT1 protein isoform X3, which produces MAAQSAPKVVLKSTTKMSLNERFTNMLKNKQPMPVNIRATMQQQQLASARNRRLAQQMENRPSVQAALKLKQRNGLTRELPSASPPSPTADLKPHPPVLIWECRH
- the S100A1 gene encoding protein S100-A1 isoform X2, producing the protein MGSQLEGAMETLINVFHHYSGKEGDKYKLSKKELKELLQSELGCFLETQKDAGAVEKIMQDLDENGDGEVDFQEFVVLVAALTVACNTFFWENA
- the S100A1 gene encoding protein S100-A1 isoform X1, producing MVSVLRAAAMGSQLEGAMETLINVFHHYSGKEGDKYKLSKKELKELLQSELGCFLETQKDAGAVEKIMQDLDENGDGEVDFQEFVVLVAALTVACNTFFWENA
- the S100A13 gene encoding protein S100-A13, translating into MATGEAGEAGELGELTELEVAIERIVTVFATFAAKEGRKGSLTAGEFKELVRLQLPNLMKDVPSLEEKMSELDVNNDEELRFGEYWRLIGELARAMRRERAAKK